One stretch of bacterium DNA includes these proteins:
- a CDS encoding 7-carboxy-7-deazaguanine synthase QueE, with protein sequence MSAANLVEVFSSIQGEGPEVGTRTLFVRFGGCDLRCRWCDSPGTWERTDRWRYETAPGSEHWADEGNPVPPARLLAVAKGLDLPAHRWVSLTGGEPLLQPEALAAAADALSGQGPGIFLETHGLHAEALATVIDRVDFVSMDWKLASDVRRESEGKGTRPEPFHDAHQRFLETAKAAAAVTVKLIITPASEDAEIDEAVGRVAETHPGASLVLQPVTPHGPVQARPTAARMQALAIRVGGRLRDVRVIPQTHPLLGVV encoded by the coding sequence ATGAGCGCCGCGAACCTGGTCGAGGTCTTCTCCTCGATCCAGGGCGAGGGGCCAGAGGTCGGCACCCGAACGCTTTTCGTGCGTTTCGGCGGATGCGATCTGCGCTGCCGCTGGTGCGACTCGCCGGGCACCTGGGAGCGAACCGATCGGTGGCGCTACGAAACAGCGCCGGGAAGTGAGCATTGGGCGGACGAAGGAAACCCGGTCCCTCCGGCTCGCTTGCTCGCCGTCGCCAAGGGGCTCGATCTGCCTGCCCATCGTTGGGTGAGTCTCACGGGCGGAGAGCCGCTTCTCCAACCCGAGGCTCTCGCGGCCGCCGCAGATGCCCTCTCGGGTCAGGGACCGGGAATCTTCCTCGAAACCCATGGCTTGCACGCCGAGGCGTTGGCGACGGTCATCGATCGAGTCGATTTCGTTTCGATGGATTGGAAGCTCGCAAGCGATGTGCGCCGTGAGAGCGAAGGGAAGGGGACAAGACCCGAGCCCTTTCATGATGCCCACCAGCGCTTTCTCGAAACGGCGAAAGCCGCCGCCGCCGTGACGGTGAAGCTCATCATCACCCCCGCGAGCGAAGATGCAGAGATCGACGAGGCCGTAGGGCGCGTCGCCGAGACCCATCCCGGTGCCTCCCTAGTGCTCCAGCCCGTCACCCCGCACGGGCCCGTGCAAGCCCGACCGACGGCAGCACGCATGCAGGCACTCGCCATTCGCGTTGGAGGCCGGCTTCGGGATGTTCGCGTCATCCCCCAGACGCATCCCCTACTTGGAGTGGTCTAG
- a CDS encoding DUF342 domain-containing protein → MKGGVIGQDTAWIRSRGDVSCNHTLGARIDSCETLVVQKTAVNSLLFARVVSGPFKVLGGEVHAVEKIAIQEAGSPAGGYTVLAVATALPACEDDACENVHLAFQKDQEVPAPSLANEVADTRTHADLATARIEVAGTVHPGVVVRIGPFSTLIENAISGVQFRFVEESSPPIVVEPLAS, encoded by the coding sequence GTGAAGGGAGGCGTCATCGGCCAGGACACGGCCTGGATCCGGTCGCGGGGCGATGTCAGCTGCAACCACACATTGGGCGCGCGAATCGACTCTTGTGAGACGCTGGTCGTCCAGAAGACCGCCGTCAACAGCTTGCTCTTTGCACGGGTGGTGTCCGGACCGTTCAAGGTCCTGGGTGGAGAGGTCCACGCGGTGGAGAAGATCGCGATCCAGGAGGCGGGATCACCGGCCGGCGGGTATACGGTTCTCGCGGTCGCAACGGCTCTGCCCGCTTGCGAGGACGATGCCTGCGAGAACGTCCACCTTGCTTTCCAGAAGGACCAGGAGGTTCCGGCTCCCTCTCTGGCGAACGAAGTGGCCGATACCAGGACTCACGCAGACCTGGCGACGGCGCGAATCGAGGTCGCCGGAACCGTCCATCCCGGTGTCGTCGTACGGATCGGGCCGTTCTCGACGTTGATCGAAAATGCGATCAGCGGAGTCCAGTTCCGTTTCGTCGAGGAGAGCAGCCCCCCCATCGTGGTCGAGCCTCTCGCGTCGTAG
- a CDS encoding DUF342 domain-containing protein, protein MESRVEVQVSEDGLEARLCVVPGRASNREELDSALSEAGVCKGFIDEALDSLATGLADPNHACRDVLVANGQPARNGSDGELDFSLSRDLPASHVEPPAKKGKAPEGYFSVVIPRQEIAVYEAPRKGEAGWSVRGEVLPCTDGKDPLDLIGEGLECTPNGTLNATMVGVVIRRKGEELRVRPLPAEKRLLVSISEDSMSAKVRVFPGETGDANTLGSVLAQAGVTAGIVPDAQELLAEKLADPLFAVDGLVVAEGSEPIPGTDGVFSPNFAEEAPAGSVAAGKVDEKGQIDFRNRSLLQPVEADELLGVYSAATKGEPGTTVLGEPLPAPAGAERMPNLGNGIDKKKAPDTICARRAGVILYQEAKQLDVVDASEHRGDVDLSSGNLRVGGSVVISGSVMSNARVEATGDVVIAGLVEGGWRRE, encoded by the coding sequence ATGGAGAGTCGGGTCGAAGTGCAGGTGAGCGAGGACGGCTTGGAGGCGCGGCTCTGCGTCGTTCCCGGGCGCGCCTCGAATCGAGAGGAACTCGATTCCGCTCTTTCAGAGGCGGGGGTCTGCAAGGGCTTCATCGACGAAGCTCTCGATAGTCTCGCCACAGGCCTGGCCGACCCCAATCACGCTTGCCGGGACGTCCTCGTCGCGAACGGCCAACCCGCGCGCAACGGCAGCGACGGGGAACTCGATTTCTCGCTTTCCCGCGATCTTCCCGCCTCCCATGTGGAGCCTCCAGCCAAGAAAGGAAAGGCTCCAGAGGGCTACTTCTCGGTCGTGATCCCGCGCCAGGAGATCGCGGTCTATGAAGCTCCTCGAAAGGGAGAGGCCGGCTGGAGCGTCCGAGGAGAGGTCTTGCCATGCACGGACGGCAAGGACCCCCTCGATCTCATCGGGGAGGGCCTGGAGTGCACGCCCAACGGAACGCTGAACGCGACGATGGTAGGCGTGGTGATCCGAAGGAAGGGGGAAGAGCTCCGGGTAAGGCCGCTTCCTGCTGAGAAGCGCCTGCTCGTCAGCATCAGCGAGGATTCGATGAGTGCCAAGGTGCGCGTCTTTCCCGGCGAAACCGGAGATGCGAACACGCTCGGGAGCGTACTCGCGCAAGCGGGTGTGACCGCCGGAATCGTTCCCGACGCCCAGGAACTTCTCGCGGAAAAACTCGCCGACCCCCTCTTCGCCGTGGATGGACTCGTCGTGGCGGAAGGTTCCGAGCCGATTCCCGGAACCGATGGTGTGTTCTCTCCCAACTTTGCCGAGGAAGCCCCCGCCGGCAGTGTGGCTGCCGGAAAAGTAGACGAGAAGGGCCAGATCGACTTCCGGAACCGCAGCCTGCTGCAGCCGGTCGAAGCAGACGAACTCCTGGGTGTGTATTCCGCGGCAACGAAAGGTGAACCGGGAACGACCGTCCTGGGGGAACCGCTTCCCGCCCCTGCCGGTGCCGAGCGAATGCCCAATCTCGGGAATGGCATCGACAAGAAGAAAGCTCCCGACACCATCTGCGCCCGTCGTGCAGGCGTCATCTTGTACCAGGAAGCCAAGCAACTCGACGTGGTCGATGCGAGTGAGCATCGGGGCGATGTCGACCTGTCTTCCGGAAACCTGCGTGTCGGCGGTTCTGTTGTGATCAGCGGGAGCGTGATGAGCAATGCACGGGTCGAGGCCACCGGGGATGTCGTGATCGCGGGCCTCGTGGAGGGCGGGTGGCGTCGCGAGTGA